The proteins below come from a single Candidatus Falkowbacteria bacterium genomic window:
- the secA gene encoding preprotein translocase subunit SecA yields MNLLAKMWGDPNARYIKSLEPIVDQVNKLEEKYKALSDEDLKNATLDFKKRIGTAEPALVGDEKVLQKLDEIMPEAFAAIREAARRVIGQRHYDVQLLGGIVLHKGQIAEMKTGEGKTLVATLPLYLNALTGWGAQLVTVNDYLSRVGAGWMAPVFHALGLTTGVIIHERALVYDPEYIDESQFDDRLKHFRPVERRQAYHCDILYGTNNEFGFDYLKDNMVNRLEQMVQRPHYFAIVDEVDSILIDEARTPLIISAPAEESTDKYFQFAQLVERLTKDEDYNVDEKMRAVSLGESGIAKLEKWLGVENIYTSGGVSDVHHIEQALKAKELFLLDRDYVVREGEVIIVDEFTGRMMHGRRYSEGLHQAIEAKEGVEVQRESQTLATVTFQNYFRMYRKLAGMTGTAMTEAEEFHKIYKLETTVIPTNKPTVRKDLNDLIYRVEDGKYNAVIEEVKQRHAAGQPILIGTISIEKNERLVLAMEREGLRPQMLNAKNHQREAEIIAQAGKVGSITLATNMAGRGVDIMLGGTEPAKGTPEHDEWQIEHDKVVALGGLHVIGTERHEARRIDNQLRGRAGRQGDPGSSQFYVSTDDDLMRIFGGDRMKKLMVTLKLPDDMPIENKLISRSIESAQKKVEGNNFDLRKHIVEYDDVINKHRESIYRRRREILELVPAGNIELDQAATTEKVSSTKLSKTVLEMVELEIEQVVSFHTAAEQVSEWNLKEIEQVMLTIFPVKEGLPAELSKIAEEGSKLDKVKGRTAIIEHLVKMAEEAYAELVSNARGVGINWEVVEKDVLLRSIDALWIEHLEAMSSLRQGIGLRGYGQRDPLIEYKRESYQLYNELTNLIQKQVVYSIYKLGGVHQPIAGKSLAERATQYSAPVKEGEGEKVIVANNKDKAPDGSHIGRNDPCWCGSGLKYKKCHGK; encoded by the coding sequence ATGAATCTGTTGGCTAAAATGTGGGGCGACCCAAATGCTCGCTATATCAAAAGCCTCGAACCGATCGTGGACCAAGTCAATAAACTCGAAGAGAAGTATAAGGCTTTGTCTGACGAAGATTTGAAGAATGCTACCCTGGATTTCAAAAAGAGAATCGGCACAGCCGAACCGGCTCTGGTTGGCGATGAAAAGGTCCTGCAGAAGCTCGACGAAATCATGCCCGAAGCCTTCGCCGCGATTCGCGAGGCGGCCCGCCGAGTCATCGGCCAGCGTCATTATGACGTGCAGCTCTTGGGCGGCATCGTCTTGCACAAAGGCCAGATCGCTGAAATGAAAACCGGCGAGGGTAAGACTTTGGTTGCCACCTTGCCGTTGTATTTGAACGCCTTGACCGGCTGGGGCGCCCAGCTCGTTACGGTCAATGATTATCTGTCGCGCGTCGGTGCTGGCTGGATGGCCCCGGTCTTTCACGCCCTTGGTTTGACGACCGGTGTCATCATTCATGAGCGCGCTTTGGTTTACGACCCGGAATATATCGACGAGAGCCAGTTCGACGACCGCTTGAAGCACTTTCGTCCGGTAGAGCGGCGTCAGGCATATCATTGCGACATCCTTTACGGCACCAATAATGAGTTCGGTTTTGATTACCTCAAGGACAATATGGTCAACCGTCTGGAACAGATGGTCCAGCGGCCGCATTATTTCGCTATCGTCGATGAAGTCGATTCGATCCTGATCGATGAGGCCAGGACGCCGCTGATCATCTCCGCTCCGGCCGAAGAGTCGACCGACAAATATTTCCAGTTCGCCCAATTAGTCGAACGCCTGACCAAGGATGAGGACTATAACGTCGACGAGAAGATGCGCGCGGTATCCCTCGGCGAGTCCGGCATCGCTAAGCTGGAAAAATGGCTCGGCGTCGAGAATATCTACACTTCCGGCGGCGTCAGCGACGTCCACCACATCGAACAGGCTCTGAAAGCCAAAGAGCTGTTTTTGCTTGACCGTGACTACGTCGTGCGTGAGGGCGAGGTGATCATCGTCGATGAGTTCACCGGCCGCATGATGCATGGCCGACGTTACAGCGAAGGCCTGCACCAGGCCATCGAGGCTAAAGAGGGCGTCGAAGTCCAGCGAGAGAGCCAGACTTTGGCGACCGTCACCTTCCAGAATTATTTCCGCATGTACAGGAAGCTTGCCGGCATGACCGGTACGGCCATGACCGAAGCGGAGGAGTTCCATAAGATTTACAAATTAGAGACTACGGTCATCCCGACCAACAAGCCGACCGTCCGCAAAGACCTGAACGACTTGATATACCGCGTTGAGGATGGCAAATACAATGCCGTAATCGAAGAGGTCAAGCAGCGCCACGCCGCAGGCCAGCCGATTCTGATCGGCACCATCTCGATCGAGAAGAACGAGCGCTTGGTTTTGGCGATGGAGCGCGAAGGCCTCCGTCCGCAGATGCTTAACGCCAAGAACCACCAGCGCGAGGCCGAAATCATTGCCCAGGCCGGCAAGGTCGGCTCGATTACTCTGGCTACGAATATGGCCGGACGAGGCGTCGACATCATGCTTGGCGGAACTGAACCGGCCAAAGGCACCCCGGAACACGACGAATGGCAGATCGAGCACGACAAGGTCGTCGCTTTGGGAGGCCTGCATGTCATCGGTACCGAACGGCACGAAGCTCGCCGTATCGACAACCAGCTTCGAGGTCGCGCCGGACGCCAAGGCGACCCGGGTTCGTCGCAGTTTTACGTCTCGACCGATGACGACCTGATGCGCATCTTCGGCGGCGACCGCATGAAGAAGCTGATGGTCACCCTGAAATTGCCTGACGATATGCCGATCGAGAACAAGCTTATTTCCCGATCGATCGAATCGGCCCAAAAGAAGGTCGAGGGCAATAACTTCGACTTGCGCAAGCATATCGTGGAATATGACGATGTCATCAATAAGCACCGCGAGTCGATATATCGCCGCCGCCGCGAGATTTTAGAGCTGGTTCCGGCAGGAAATATCGAGCTCGATCAAGCGGCAACAACCGAAAAAGTTTCAAGTACGAAATTATCCAAGACCGTCCTCGAGATGGTGGAGCTGGAGATCGAGCAGGTGGTGAGCTTTCATACGGCGGCAGAGCAGGTGAGCGAGTGGAATCTCAAGGAAATCGAACAGGTAATGCTGACCATTTTTCCGGTAAAGGAGGGTCTGCCAGCAGAGCTTTCGAAAATCGCCGAAGAGGGCAGCAAGCTCGACAAGGTCAAAGGCCGGACGGCCATCATTGAGCATCTGGTCAAGATGGCTGAAGAGGCTTATGCCGAGCTGGTTTCGAACGCCCGTGGCGTCGGCATCAACTGGGAAGTCGTCGAAAAGGATGTCTTGCTGCGTTCGATTGACGCTTTGTGGATCGAGCACCTTGAAGCGATGTCATCATTGCGCCAAGGCATCGGCCTCAGGGGGTACGGTCAGCGCGATCCTCTGATCGAGTATAAGCGCGAGTCCTACCAGCTTTATAATGAATTGACAAATCTCATCCAGAAACAGGTGGTATATAGCATCTATAAGTTGGGCGGCGTCCACCAGCCGATTGCCGGAAAGAGCTTGGCCGAACGGGCGACGCAGTATAGCGCTCCGGTCAAGGAAGGCGAGGGCGAGAAGGTGATTGTCGCAAACAACAAGGACAAAGCACCCGACGGTTCGCATATCGGGCGCAACGACCCTTGCTGGTGCGGCTCGGGTTTGAAATATAAGAAATGTCACGGCAAATAG
- a CDS encoding NUDIX hydrolase: protein MEWQRIDEKSVKDGWRKVISRRYLLPNGKEYDFEIKQEGVAVCVLPITREGKVVLAKQFRVGPEKVLLELPGGGLEKDETPEQAIVRELREETGYSGKVQLVQEILDDAYSTRTRYAFVATDCVKVGEPESDETEFIEAVEMTISEFRNHLRAGQLTDLETGYLGLDYLKLL from the coding sequence ATGGAATGGCAAAGAATCGATGAGAAATCGGTCAAAGACGGCTGGCGCAAGGTCATATCCCGCAGGTATCTTCTGCCGAACGGCAAGGAGTATGATTTTGAGATAAAGCAAGAGGGGGTCGCTGTCTGCGTTTTACCCATCACCCGCGAGGGCAAGGTCGTTCTAGCCAAGCAGTTCCGTGTCGGCCCGGAAAAGGTGCTTTTGGAACTGCCAGGCGGCGGCCTTGAAAAGGACGAGACGCCCGAGCAAGCGATAGTCAGGGAGTTACGAGAGGAAACCGGCTATTCGGGTAAGGTGCAGCTGGTGCAGGAGATTCTTGATGATGCATATAGCACCAGGACTCGCTACGCCTTCGTGGCGACCGATTGTGTCAAGGTCGGTGAGCCGGAATCCGACGAGACGGAGTTCATCGAAGCTGTAGAAATGACGATCAGCGAATTCAGAAATCATCTGCGCGCAGGCCAGCTGACCGATCTCGAAACCGGCTATCTCGGCCTCGATTATCTGAAACTTTTGTAA
- a CDS encoding aminotransferase class I/II-fold pyridoxal phosphate-dependent enzyme: MKPIINSPSFFIGKGGGNLISFGSGQPDLPPPAEAFAAMNGYHEFKYGLIPGQLALREALVPVYENSNPSQFVITNGGSEAIDLALRAIAVPGGKVLLPRPYYYSYPHNVVFAGMTPEYYDLADGKVVLEELEEKMRGMRAIMVNSPSNPTGTLQTPEVLKAIEEMAHRLGVYIIADNVYRDLVYVGEFYQLKSEKVITVDSFSKTYSMCGYRVGYVHAYDQGIIDRIVEMKTHTSMNTNILAQEMALAALKSPQSYIDEHLEIWRERRDRIYGGMKDLGLDLWQPEGAFYVFPRFDDPNKVVNELYYEYNIITYDGTWFGAPDRVRFSYALDVDKIDEGLKRLGEYIARK, translated from the coding sequence ATGAAGCCAATAATCAATAGCCCATCATTCTTTATCGGCAAAGGAGGAGGTAACCTGATCTCTTTCGGTTCGGGTCAGCCTGATTTGCCGCCACCGGCCGAAGCATTCGCCGCGATGAACGGTTATCACGAATTCAAATACGGCCTGATTCCCGGCCAGCTCGCCTTGCGCGAGGCTCTGGTGCCGGTTTATGAAAATTCCAACCCGAGCCAGTTCGTCATCACCAATGGCGGATCGGAGGCGATCGACTTGGCCTTGCGCGCCATCGCCGTGCCTGGCGGGAAAGTCCTCTTGCCACGGCCGTATTACTACTCCTATCCGCACAATGTGGTTTTCGCCGGCATGACGCCGGAATATTATGACCTGGCCGACGGTAAAGTCGTGCTTGAGGAGTTAGAAGAGAAGATGCGGGGCATGCGGGCGATCATGGTCAACTCGCCATCGAACCCGACCGGGACTTTGCAGACGCCGGAAGTGCTTAAGGCGATCGAGGAGATGGCCCATCGCTTAGGCGTCTATATCATCGCCGATAACGTCTATCGGGATTTGGTTTACGTCGGCGAGTTCTACCAGCTCAAGAGCGAGAAGGTCATTACCGTCGATTCATTTTCCAAGACCTATTCGATGTGCGGCTACCGGGTCGGTTATGTCCACGCCTATGACCAGGGCATCATTGACCGCATCGTCGAAATGAAGACCCACACGTCGATGAATACCAATATTTTGGCTCAAGAAATGGCTCTGGCAGCCTTGAAAAGCCCGCAGTCCTATATCGATGAGCACTTGGAAATCTGGCGCGAGCGCCGCGACCGCATCTATGGCGGCATGAAGGATTTGGGACTCGACTTGTGGCAGCCCGAGGGCGCCTTCTATGTCTTTCCGAGGTTCGATGACCCGAACAAGGTTGTCAACGAGCTGTATTATGAATACAATATAATAACCTATGACGGAACCTGGTTCGGGGCGCCAGACAGGGTGAGATTCAGCTATGCCCTGGATGTGGACAAGATCGATGAAGGACTGAAACGGCTCGGGGAATATATCGCTAGGAAATAA
- the alr gene encoding alanine racemase, with translation MLSYIEISQKNLLHNAKQFRKLAHPDTRVVGVIKANAYGHGQNEVAQILEPAVDYFQVDDLLELRLLRRVTHLPILVLGYVAKDELEAAIKLNGTLAVYDLERLSLIEKIGKRRRKKVPIHVKIDAELGRQGLVKTEWPAFIAALKRCRWIKLDALYSHFANIEDTSDFSHAQKQIDCFSKAVEQFQRAGFTDFATHQSASSGVMVYEKGEGINKIIRPGLSIYGMWPSEELRERFEGQELTLRPVMRWVSHVAQVKKLPKGHSIGYGLTFVTPRAMKVAVIPQGYSDGYDRGLSSKGEVLISGKRCRVLGRVAMNMFVVDVTKLPKVKAEDEVVLLGEQGKERITAEELAEKIGTINYEITTRITSLLPRIIK, from the coding sequence ATGTTGTCTTACATCGAAATTTCCCAGAAAAACCTATTGCACAATGCCAAACAGTTCCGCAAATTAGCCCATCCCGACACGAGGGTTGTCGGAGTTATCAAGGCTAATGCTTATGGGCATGGCCAGAACGAAGTGGCGCAAATTCTCGAACCGGCCGTCGATTATTTCCAGGTCGACGATCTTCTGGAATTGAGGCTCTTGCGGCGAGTCACCCATCTGCCTATCCTGGTTCTTGGCTATGTGGCCAAAGATGAACTGGAGGCGGCGATCAAGCTTAACGGCACGTTGGCGGTCTATGACCTGGAGCGCCTTTCGCTGATCGAGAAGATCGGCAAGCGCCGCCGCAAGAAAGTGCCGATTCACGTCAAGATCGACGCCGAGCTCGGACGCCAAGGTTTGGTCAAAACGGAGTGGCCGGCGTTCATTGCGGCCTTGAAACGCTGCCGCTGGATCAAGCTTGATGCGCTTTATTCCCATTTTGCAAATATCGAAGACACTTCCGATTTTAGCCATGCACAGAAACAGATAGACTGCTTCAGCAAGGCAGTCGAGCAGTTCCAGCGCGCCGGCTTCACCGACTTCGCCACCCACCAGTCCGCCTCTTCCGGCGTGATGGTTTATGAGAAGGGGGAGGGCATCAATAAGATCATCCGCCCAGGACTTTCCATTTACGGCATGTGGCCATCCGAGGAGCTGCGTGAGCGATTTGAGGGGCAGGAACTGACTTTGCGTCCGGTGATGCGTTGGGTCAGCCACGTGGCGCAGGTCAAGAAGCTGCCCAAGGGCCACTCCATCGGCTATGGACTGACTTTCGTCACTCCCAGGGCGATGAAGGTCGCCGTCATACCGCAGGGCTACAGCGACGGCTACGATCGCGGCTTGTCGAGTAAGGGCGAGGTGCTGATCAGCGGCAAGCGCTGCCGTGTTCTGGGACGCGTCGCCATGAATATGTTCGTCGTCGACGTGACGAAGCTGCCCAAAGTCAAAGCCGAAGACGAGGTCGTGCTCTTGGGAGAGCAGGGCAAAGAGCGCATCACGGCCGAGGAGTTGGCGGAAAAGATCGGCACGATAAATTACGAAATCACGACCCGCATCACTTCCTTGCTGCCACGGATCATAAAATAA
- a CDS encoding magnesium transporter CorA family protein — protein MLKYYYRESLTKDLETIKDFRPGAWMDARALSDEEIEGLAEKFDLEPGHIQDAQDPFEVPRLEIEENAIYVFMRVPEKAADGIITVPFMVALGEQFVLTVSRQDLKFMHRFLSGSHKTYTTQKVEFLAQLISAINASYSRHIMDISRQVRGIRVRLENIENRDIIKFVDYEQVLNDFISALIPLSGILRGLLRNDAIKHNEDNHDLFEDLLLSNEQLIESTKATLKTIVNIRDAYSTIMGQDLNRVIKVLTSLTIIVTVPTMISSFYGMNVQLPFDKSPSAFYGIAVATVATVATLWVIFKKNRWL, from the coding sequence ATGCTCAAGTACTACTATCGCGAGTCGCTGACCAAGGATTTGGAGACTATCAAAGACTTCCGTCCGGGAGCCTGGATGGATGCCCGCGCGTTATCAGATGAGGAAATCGAAGGCTTGGCTGAGAAGTTCGACCTTGAGCCTGGACACATCCAGGATGCGCAAGACCCCTTCGAGGTTCCGCGTTTGGAAATAGAAGAGAACGCAATTTATGTTTTTATGCGCGTTCCGGAAAAGGCAGCCGATGGCATCATCACGGTTCCGTTCATGGTCGCCTTGGGCGAGCAATTTGTCCTGACGGTCAGCCGCCAGGATCTCAAATTCATGCACCGCTTCCTGTCAGGCAGCCATAAGACTTACACTACCCAGAAGGTAGAATTTCTGGCCCAGCTCATCTCTGCCATCAACGCGTCGTACAGCCGCCACATCATGGACATTAGCCGCCAGGTTCGCGGCATCCGCGTCCGTCTGGAAAATATCGAGAACCGCGACATCATCAAATTCGTCGATTATGAGCAGGTGCTGAACGACTTCATTTCAGCCTTGATTCCGCTCTCCGGCATCTTGCGCGGTCTGCTGCGCAACGACGCCATCAAGCATAACGAAGATAATCATGACCTGTTCGAAGACTTGCTCCTATCGAACGAGCAGCTGATCGAGTCGACCAAAGCCACCTTAAAAACTATCGTCAATATCCGTGACGCCTATTCGACTATCATGGGGCAGGATTTGAACAGGGTGATCAAGGTCCTGACATCGCTGACTATCATAGTCACCGTCCCGACCATGATTTCCAGCTTTTACGGCATGAATGTACAATTGCCTTTCGACAAGTCGCCGTCGGCCTTTTACGGCATCGCGGTCGCGACTGTCGCAACTGTCGCCACCCTCTGGGTCATTTTCAAAAAGAATCGTTGGCTTTAA
- a CDS encoding GGDEF domain-containing protein — MERERQVSQEDEVKLLRRKAYKLEGELAQMARFLEEEQERFRQLKRENLRLAELSMFSPICPNLYNKRFFDQEAPRLLEMERRFGNGKGCYYGVVYADLNHLARVNAEYGHDGGNRAICSIGKTLMQTVRRSDLAIHIHGDEFVVLFFASSWRECYKTYARISRALRRVPVTFHDGLIDHVSAMTALAMQKIDDDISLADVCHKADMRMLRKKEVRDKGEEKKP; from the coding sequence ATGGAAAGAGAACGCCAAGTTTCGCAAGAAGATGAAGTCAAACTCTTAAGACGTAAAGCCTACAAGCTTGAAGGCGAATTGGCCCAAATGGCCCGCTTCCTCGAAGAGGAACAAGAAAGGTTCAGGCAGCTGAAGCGCGAAAACTTGAGGTTGGCCGAACTCTCCATGTTCAGCCCGATTTGTCCCAACCTCTACAACAAGCGTTTTTTCGATCAGGAAGCACCTAGGCTGCTTGAGATGGAACGGCGCTTCGGTAACGGCAAGGGCTGTTATTATGGCGTTGTCTATGCCGACCTTAACCACCTCGCGCGGGTCAATGCCGAATACGGCCATGATGGCGGTAATCGGGCGATCTGTTCGATCGGTAAAACTCTGATGCAGACCGTGCGTCGCAGCGATTTGGCTATCCACATCCACGGAGATGAGTTCGTCGTCCTGTTTTTCGCTTCCAGCTGGCGCGAGTGTTACAAGACTTATGCCCGCATTTCGCGCGCGCTCAGAAGAGTGCCCGTCACCTTCCATGACGGGTTGATCGATCACGTCAGTGCCATGACCGCCTTAGCGATGCAGAAAATCGACGACGATATCAGCTTGGCTGATGTGTGCCACAAGGCCGATATGCGTATGTTGCGCAAGAAGGAGGTTCGCGACAAGGGTGAGGAAAAAAAGCCTTAA
- the secD gene encoding protein translocase subunit SecD — translation MPNIFQSMFLSGGRAKVWRIFSLVILLLIVGLLIVGGGYYNRGADWIASKTGQAVKLPTVKETPFRLGLDLLGGTQLIYQADVSAVPGKDQPSAVEGVRDVIERRVNVFGVAEPNVQTNLSAGKYYVMVELAGIKDTAQAIKMIGETPLLEFKEQNTEKRQLTAEEKKGMDAFNKSASKKAEEVLGKVLSNGDFAALANQYSDDPANVDSSGNKKGGELGWISEQDNPELFKLAQKVPVGKTSTELSKTSIGYQLIKNEEKRTKTDPFNNQPQMEVKASHLLICYKDVSGCESGLDKEAAKAKIEQLKSKANKDNFAQLVKENSTEPGARDRAGDLGWFGRGKMVKVFEDAAFSQKVGTIEGPIESEFGYHLIYKQAERKIDEYRIRNILIKTQSESDIVGDQSDWKNTELTGKYMKRASVEFDPNDNSPTVALEFDQQGGELFAAITKRNVGKRVAIFLDGLSISEPTVNEEITGGKAVISGKFDIKEAKLLSQRLNAGALPVPITLVNQQSVGATLGQQSVNASFRAGLIGFALVALFMILFYRFPGVLAVGALAIYSVLVLAIFKLWPVTVTLSGIAGFIMSIGMAVDANVLIFARLKEELAFGKPFGAALEEAFRRAWPSIRDSNASTLITCFILIQFSTSVVKGFAITLAIGVLVSMFTAIFITRNFLKLIPESWLEKRPWLVGVNKH, via the coding sequence ATGCCAAACATCTTCCAATCCATGTTCCTGTCTGGCGGACGGGCCAAGGTCTGGCGAATTTTTTCGCTGGTCATTCTGCTCCTGATCGTCGGTCTCCTGATCGTCGGCGGCGGTTATTACAACCGCGGTGCCGATTGGATCGCTTCCAAAACCGGCCAAGCCGTCAAACTGCCAACTGTCAAAGAAACTCCTTTCCGTCTCGGATTGGACCTTTTGGGCGGCACCCAGCTGATCTATCAAGCTGACGTCTCGGCAGTTCCGGGCAAGGATCAGCCATCAGCCGTCGAAGGCGTCCGCGACGTCATCGAGCGCCGCGTCAATGTTTTCGGCGTCGCCGAACCGAACGTCCAGACCAATCTCTCTGCCGGAAAATATTACGTCATGGTGGAACTGGCCGGCATCAAAGACACCGCCCAGGCGATCAAGATGATCGGCGAGACCCCGCTCCTCGAGTTCAAGGAGCAGAATACGGAAAAGCGCCAATTGACAGCCGAAGAGAAGAAAGGCATGGACGCTTTCAATAAGTCAGCTAGCAAGAAGGCTGAAGAAGTTTTGGGCAAGGTCCTGTCGAACGGCGATTTCGCCGCTTTGGCCAACCAATACAGCGACGACCCGGCCAATGTCGATTCTTCCGGGAACAAGAAGGGCGGAGAGCTTGGCTGGATCAGCGAACAGGATAATCCTGAGCTGTTCAAGCTGGCCCAGAAGGTGCCGGTCGGCAAGACCTCGACCGAGCTGTCCAAGACCAGCATCGGTTATCAGCTGATCAAGAACGAGGAGAAGCGCACCAAGACTGACCCGTTCAATAACCAGCCGCAAATGGAGGTCAAGGCATCGCATTTATTGATCTGCTATAAGGATGTTTCAGGCTGCGAAAGCGGTTTGGATAAGGAAGCGGCCAAGGCCAAGATCGAACAGCTCAAGTCCAAGGCCAATAAAGATAATTTTGCCCAGTTGGTCAAAGAGAATTCGACCGAACCGGGCGCACGTGACCGGGCTGGCGACTTAGGCTGGTTCGGACGCGGCAAGATGGTCAAGGTTTTTGAAGATGCCGCTTTCTCCCAGAAGGTCGGAACCATAGAAGGTCCGATCGAATCCGAGTTCGGCTATCATCTTATATATAAGCAAGCGGAGAGGAAAATCGACGAGTATCGCATCCGCAATATCTTGATCAAGACCCAGAGCGAGTCCGATATCGTCGGAGACCAGAGCGACTGGAAGAATACCGAGCTGACCGGCAAGTACATGAAGCGCGCTTCGGTTGAATTCGACCCGAATGATAATTCGCCCACCGTTGCGCTGGAATTCGACCAGCAAGGCGGAGAACTGTTCGCCGCTATCACCAAGCGCAATGTCGGCAAACGGGTCGCCATTTTCTTGGACGGCCTCTCGATCAGCGAGCCGACCGTCAATGAAGAGATCACCGGCGGCAAAGCCGTCATCAGCGGCAAATTCGACATCAAGGAAGCCAAGCTTTTGTCCCAGCGCTTGAACGCCGGCGCGTTGCCGGTGCCGATCACTTTGGTCAATCAGCAGTCGGTCGGCGCCACCTTGGGTCAGCAGTCGGTTAACGCCAGCTTTCGTGCAGGCTTGATTGGCTTCGCCCTCGTCGCTTTGTTCATGATTTTGTTTTATCGTTTTCCAGGCGTGCTGGCTGTCGGCGCCCTGGCTATCTATAGCGTTCTAGTATTGGCCATCTTCAAGCTTTGGCCGGTCACAGTCACCTTGTCCGGCATTGCCGGCTTCATCATGTCGATCGGTATGGCCGTCGACGCCAATGTTTTGATCTTCGCCCGCTTGAAAGAAGAATTGGCATTCGGCAAGCCTTTCGGCGCCGCCTTGGAAGAAGCCTTCCGCCGGGCCTGGCCGTCGATCCGCGACTCTAACGCCTCGACCCTAATCACCTGCTTCATCCTGATCCAATTCTCGACTAGCGTGGTCAAGGGCTTCGCCATTACCCTGGCAATCGGTGTCCTAGTGTCGATGTTCACGGCCATCTTCATCACTCGAAATTTCTTAAAGCTCATTCCCGAATCTTGGCTTGAAAAGCGGCCGTGGTTAGTGGGCGTAAATAAGCATTAA
- the secF gene encoding protein translocase subunit SecF, producing the protein MTNYNIIGKRGIWLWISGILFVVFGLALILWRFKFGIDFTGGSLLEVKFAKERPGVSEVQTALADDKSVGNLGSLIVQPVGNQDMIIRFQESSEEKHLAVVNSLTKLAQSKTKDNTVEELRFDSVGPSIGQELKQKSVNAIFFVLLAILFYISYAFRKVSKPIASWKYGMAALIALFHDAIITMGVFSVLGKFYGMEINTTFVAAILTVIGYSVHDTIVVFDRIRENLPKSHLDFEGTVNMSLNQTLVRSINTSLTVLLTLVAITVFGGASIRAFALALTIGIAIGTYSSIFVASPMLVVWEKWRQKKAH; encoded by the coding sequence ATGACCAATTACAACATTATCGGAAAACGCGGCATCTGGCTCTGGATTTCGGGCATCCTGTTCGTCGTCTTCGGCCTGGCGCTAATCCTTTGGCGTTTCAAGTTCGGTATCGATTTCACTGGCGGCAGCTTGCTTGAAGTCAAGTTCGCCAAGGAGCGCCCGGGAGTAAGCGAAGTGCAGACCGCCTTGGCCGACGACAAGTCTGTCGGCAATCTGGGCAGTTTGATCGTCCAGCCGGTCGGCAATCAGGACATGATCATCCGTTTCCAGGAATCGAGCGAGGAGAAGCATCTCGCGGTCGTAAACAGCCTGACCAAGCTGGCCCAGTCCAAGACCAAAGACAACACTGTAGAGGAGCTGCGTTTCGATTCGGTCGGTCCTTCGATCGGCCAGGAACTGAAGCAGAAATCGGTCAATGCCATCTTTTTCGTACTCTTAGCGATCCTATTCTATATCAGCTACGCTTTCCGCAAAGTCTCGAAGCCGATTGCTTCCTGGAAATACGGCATGGCCGCTTTGATCGCTCTATTTCATGACGCGATTATCACTATGGGCGTCTTCTCGGTTCTGGGGAAGTTCTATGGCATGGAGATAAACACGACCTTCGTTGCCGCCATCCTCACGGTCATCGGCTATTCGGTCCATGATACCATCGTCGTTTTTGATCGCATCCGTGAAAACCTGCCCAAGAGCCACCTCGATTTCGAGGGTACCGTCAACATGAGCCTCAATCAGACATTAGTCCGCTCGATCAACACTTCTTTGACCGTATTGCTGACCCTGGTGGCTATCACCGTCTTCGGCGGCGCTTCGATCAGGGCCTTCGCTCTGGCACTGACCATCGGCATCGCAATCGGAACCTATTCCTCGATCTTCGTCGCCTCGCCGATGCTGGTCGTTTGGGAGAAGTGGAGACAGAAAAAGGCACATTAA